Proteins from a single region of Paenibacillus sp. BIHB 4019:
- the yycH gene encoding two-component system activity regulator YycH, with protein sequence MERAKTMILIFLVAFSLMQSYFLAYSMPGLGATVRTEQDYINAEPLGEETTVENVIFPDELIIHFGGDKHTVLYPGMTFYNMILKDRIQGREFKGFQRSPIDVMDWEQVRKKDAGVELRFQNGVPVDLLRKLLKVQGDIMFLNETIDRIWIFKTSNTEEVRTFFFSADGDIVYESVQADLTVRDVQDYVGFGEYQTNYQYADSDLYIPDKPLQSVEMVYPYTVYSADVVQRNLFFDPGTTKALKDRSGAQIYTDGKRGLQVEQSGNWMIYTDPAASKSADNILSDNMYAAVEFVNQHGGWDGTHRFVNPVLDADSKLGRTVLFQQYLEQYPVLETASFQYGWIRLILQQGVVTEYNRSLITLGDQAESREPRYLPGGDDLRNALEHYARLSEVVSLFPALQAVPKEGSKLDFVPVWGVKLADGTQEVLMEAYPTGYIPLEATNGAEGTAGAAK encoded by the coding sequence ATGGAACGGGCGAAAACGATGATTTTAATTTTTTTGGTCGCCTTTAGCCTCATGCAGAGCTATTTTCTCGCTTATAGTATGCCAGGACTTGGCGCTACGGTACGCACAGAGCAGGACTACATCAATGCGGAGCCGCTTGGCGAGGAGACGACGGTGGAAAACGTTATTTTTCCCGATGAGCTGATTATCCACTTTGGCGGGGACAAGCACACGGTGCTGTATCCAGGCATGACCTTCTACAACATGATTCTCAAGGATCGCATACAGGGCCGCGAGTTTAAAGGATTTCAGCGGAGCCCGATCGATGTAATGGATTGGGAGCAGGTGCGGAAAAAGGATGCTGGCGTTGAGCTGCGCTTCCAGAACGGCGTGCCTGTTGATCTGCTGCGCAAGCTGCTTAAGGTACAGGGCGACATTATGTTTCTAAATGAGACGATTGACCGCATCTGGATTTTCAAAACGAGCAATACGGAAGAGGTGCGGACCTTCTTCTTTAGCGCTGATGGCGATATCGTCTATGAATCGGTTCAGGCCGACTTGACGGTTCGTGACGTGCAGGATTACGTCGGGTTCGGGGAATATCAGACGAATTACCAGTATGCGGACAGCGATCTGTATATCCCGGATAAGCCGCTGCAGTCGGTGGAAATGGTGTATCCGTATACGGTTTATTCCGCGGATGTGGTGCAGCGCAATCTGTTCTTCGATCCAGGAACGACGAAGGCGCTCAAGGATCGCAGCGGCGCACAAATCTATACCGATGGCAAACGCGGGCTCCAAGTGGAGCAAAGCGGCAACTGGATGATTTATACCGATCCGGCAGCGTCGAAGAGCGCAGACAATATTTTGAGCGATAATATGTACGCCGCAGTAGAGTTTGTGAATCAGCATGGCGGCTGGGATGGCACGCATCGCTTCGTTAATCCTGTACTGGATGCGGACAGCAAGCTGGGCAGAACGGTGCTGTTCCAGCAGTATTTGGAGCAATATCCGGTTTTGGAGACGGCAAGCTTTCAGTACGGCTGGATTCGGCTGATTTTGCAGCAGGGCGTGGTAACCGAGTATAACCGTTCGCTGATTACGCTTGGCGATCAGGCAGAGTCGAGGGAGCCGCGTTATTTGCCGGGTGGCGATGATTTGCGCAATGCTTTGGAGCATTATGCAAGGCTATCGGAGGTCGTTAGTCTGTTTCCAGCACTGCAGGCGGTGCCGAAGGAAGGCAGCAAGCTGGATTTTGTCCCCGTATGGGGCGTGAAGCTTGCGGATGGGACGCAGGAAGTGCTGATGGAGGCTTATCCGACGGGCTACATTCCGCTGGAAGCAACGAACGGTGCTGAAGGAACGGCTGGAGCGGCGAAGTAG
- a CDS encoding CxxH/CxxC protein: MYCVCKKHVELAIDKFVDEYEDAPDIVDLKETEFADWDPPRKCDLCDDGALFLVV, from the coding sequence ATGTATTGTGTATGCAAAAAACACGTGGAGCTAGCGATCGATAAGTTCGTTGATGAGTATGAGGACGCGCCGGATATCGTGGATTTGAAGGAAACGGAATTTGCAGACTGGGACCCGCCGCGCAAATGCGATTTATGCGATGATGGGGCACTGTTTTTGGTCGTATAA
- the mmuM gene encoding homocysteine S-methyltransferase — MNGATHNVIEDILQKHEIMVLDGAMATELERHGCDLNDSLWSARVLLSQPELIYQVHLDYYRAGADCATTSSYQATVDGFLKRGLSEEEALKLIKSTVELARKARDDYWEQEAAGAVGGNREGDGASEQTASSRAANSANRPKPLVAASIGPYGAYLADGSEYVGNYGVSDEVLTEFHRPRMAAVIEAGADLLAFETVPSLQEARVLDALLKEFPGVYAWLSFSLKNETSISEGTPLAECAAAFAQSEQIAAIGMNCAPGAVVTEAIKVLRAHSQKPVIVYPNSGESYNPETKTWHGEGSCPSFLEEAEGWYEAGARIIGGCCRTSPQQIEAIARKWRA; from the coding sequence ATTAATGGTGCGACGCACAATGTAATAGAAGATATTTTGCAGAAGCATGAGATTATGGTGTTGGATGGCGCAATGGCGACGGAGTTGGAGCGGCATGGCTGCGATCTGAATGATTCGCTTTGGTCCGCACGCGTGCTGCTGTCACAGCCTGAGCTGATTTATCAGGTGCATCTGGATTATTACCGCGCAGGAGCGGACTGCGCAACGACGTCGAGCTATCAGGCGACGGTGGATGGTTTTCTTAAACGCGGGCTTAGTGAAGAGGAAGCTTTGAAGCTGATCAAAAGCACGGTAGAGCTGGCAAGGAAAGCGCGTGATGATTATTGGGAGCAAGAGGCTGCGGGTGCTGTTGGTGGTAACCGAGAGGGGGATGGTGCTAGTGAGCAGACGGCATCTTCGCGGGCCGCTAATTCCGCTAACAGGCCTAAACCGCTTGTTGCTGCATCCATCGGGCCATATGGCGCTTATTTGGCGGATGGCTCGGAGTATGTCGGCAACTATGGCGTGTCAGATGAGGTGCTGACGGAGTTCCATCGCCCAAGAATGGCGGCGGTTATTGAAGCTGGCGCAGACTTGCTGGCGTTTGAGACGGTTCCTTCCCTTCAGGAAGCCAGAGTGCTGGATGCCCTGCTGAAGGAATTTCCGGGCGTGTATGCGTGGCTGTCGTTTTCATTGAAAAATGAAACTTCGATCAGCGAAGGCACTCCGCTGGCGGAATGCGCGGCTGCCTTCGCGCAAAGCGAGCAGATTGCCGCGATCGGCATGAACTGCGCCCCCGGCGCTGTCGTGACGGAGGCGATTAAGGTGCTTCGCGCTCACTCGCAGAAGCCGGTTATTGTTTATCCGAATTCCGGGGAGAGCTATAACCCGGAGACGAAGACGTGGCATGGCGAGGGCAGCTGCCCGAGCTTCCTGGAGGAGGCGGAAGGCTGGTACGAAGCTGGCGCCCGTATCATTGGAGGCTGCTGCCGGACTTCGCCACAGCAGATTGAAGCGATCGCGAGGAAATGGCGAGCTTGA
- a CDS encoding YafY family protein, producing MDKVERLISIIMILLKKEVVSTKEFSQLFNVSKRTILRDMETLSLSNIPIYSVIGVKGGYGIMDEYKVDKRLLSSSDLQNILIALGGLEQIFLTEEVERTIKKIEAMVSPLSLNRTIQLSFYDWEGRSEILETLKTCQESILKKRLVSFDYTDKDGAATNRVVEPYELHFSESSWYLKGFCLHRQGYRTFKLSRIDPITMDERAFHPRDDWSEQRNEASYVPQFVTIKARISPSIKDQIIERYGRRSIEGHRSGFLLATLYVPQNPMGFQLLASFGTHLKVVEPKTYVEEFRNYLYQMMENYS from the coding sequence ATGGATAAAGTAGAGAGACTCATTTCGATTATCATGATATTGCTGAAAAAAGAGGTTGTTTCTACAAAGGAATTCTCACAACTATTCAATGTTTCCAAAAGAACGATCCTTCGCGATATGGAAACATTGAGCTTATCGAACATCCCGATCTACTCCGTCATTGGGGTCAAGGGCGGCTACGGCATAATGGATGAATACAAGGTTGATAAACGCCTTTTAAGCAGCTCCGATTTACAGAATATATTAATTGCACTCGGCGGATTGGAACAAATTTTCCTTACTGAAGAAGTGGAAAGAACGATTAAAAAAATAGAGGCAATGGTTAGTCCATTGTCTCTGAATCGTACCATTCAACTGTCGTTTTATGATTGGGAAGGCCGGTCCGAGATTCTTGAAACCTTAAAGACATGTCAAGAATCCATTTTAAAGAAAAGGCTGGTTTCATTTGATTATACAGATAAAGATGGGGCTGCCACGAACAGAGTGGTCGAGCCCTATGAACTGCATTTTAGCGAATCGAGTTGGTACTTGAAAGGATTCTGTTTACATCGACAGGGATATCGAACATTCAAGTTATCTCGAATCGATCCTATTACTATGGATGAACGCGCGTTTCATCCTAGAGACGATTGGTCCGAGCAAAGAAACGAAGCAAGTTATGTACCGCAATTCGTCACGATTAAGGCACGGATATCGCCCAGCATAAAAGATCAAATCATCGAAAGGTATGGTCGAAGAAGTATTGAAGGCCATCGTTCTGGATTTTTATTAGCAACCCTTTATGTCCCTCAAAATCCTATGGGATTTCAATTATTAGCAAGCTTCGGCACTCATCTAAAAGTTGTAGAGCCCAAAACCTATGTTGAAGAATTTCGAAATTATTTATATCAAATGATGGAGAACTATTCCTGA
- a CDS encoding alpha/beta hydrolase, producing the protein MFNPTDFPKPTLISVNGVELEVFEAGRQNAGKPIVLCHGWPEHAFSWRHQVAALAAAGYHVIVPNQRGYGNSSRPTEVTDYDIEHLSGDLIALLDHYGYEDATFVGHDWGAMVVWGLTLLHPNRVNKVVNLSLPYQERGEKPWIEFMEEILGGDFYFVHFNRQPGVADAVFEDNTFRFLRNLYRKNEPRTEPQPGMALINLARAETPLGEPLMSDSELAVLVSAFETSGFTGSINWYRNLDRNWRLLAEVNPIIQQPTLMIYGDRDAVQKSENLTKFVPNAEVVNLDCGHWIQQEKPEETNQAILRWLEQQDAR; encoded by the coding sequence ATGTTTAATCCAACCGATTTTCCCAAGCCCACCCTTATTTCAGTCAACGGTGTGGAACTCGAAGTCTTTGAAGCAGGCCGACAAAATGCCGGAAAACCCATTGTCCTCTGTCACGGCTGGCCAGAGCATGCCTTTTCTTGGCGCCATCAGGTGGCCGCCCTTGCCGCAGCGGGCTACCATGTCATCGTCCCAAACCAGCGGGGTTACGGCAACTCATCCCGTCCGACCGAAGTAACAGACTATGACATTGAACACTTGTCAGGTGATCTCATCGCACTACTCGATCACTACGGTTACGAAGACGCCACCTTTGTCGGTCATGATTGGGGTGCAATGGTCGTTTGGGGACTGACCTTATTGCATCCAAACCGTGTAAACAAAGTGGTAAATCTGAGCTTGCCTTACCAAGAGCGCGGAGAAAAACCCTGGATCGAGTTCATGGAGGAAATACTTGGCGGCGACTTCTATTTCGTCCACTTCAATCGACAGCCAGGCGTCGCGGACGCCGTATTCGAAGACAATACGTTCCGGTTCCTTCGCAACCTGTACAGGAAAAATGAGCCCCGCACAGAGCCTCAGCCAGGTATGGCGTTGATCAATCTAGCCAGAGCAGAAACACCACTGGGTGAGCCCTTGATGAGCGACAGCGAGTTGGCCGTTCTCGTCTCTGCTTTTGAAACATCAGGGTTCACGGGCAGCATCAATTGGTACAGGAACCTTGACCGCAACTGGCGCTTATTGGCGGAGGTGAACCCAATCATTCAACAGCCGACTCTCATGATCTACGGCGACCGGGATGCGGTTCAAAAGTCTGAAAACCTGACAAAGTTCGTGCCCAATGCGGAAGTGGTCAATCTGGATTGCGGTCATTGGATCCAGCAAGAAAAGCCGGAAGAAACAAACCAAGCGATTTTGAGATGGCTGGAACAGCAGGATGCAAGGTAA
- the rlmH gene encoding 23S rRNA (pseudouridine(1915)-N(3))-methyltransferase RlmH, translated as MQIQIISVGKLKEKYLTQGIAEYAKRLAPYAKLTLVEVADEKAPEQLSGSEEQQVKAKEGERILSHIKQDTYVVAMAIEGEMWTSEQLAKHVEELGTYGKSQIAFVIGGSLGLADEVMRRANMKLSFGRITYPHQLLRLVLTEQVYRVFKIMRGEPYHK; from the coding sequence GTGCAAATACAGATTATTTCAGTGGGCAAGCTGAAGGAGAAATATTTAACGCAAGGGATCGCGGAATACGCTAAGCGCTTGGCTCCGTATGCGAAGCTAACGCTGGTCGAGGTAGCGGATGAGAAAGCACCGGAGCAGCTTAGCGGGAGTGAGGAGCAGCAGGTAAAGGCGAAGGAGGGCGAGCGGATACTGAGCCATATCAAGCAGGATACGTACGTTGTCGCAATGGCAATTGAAGGCGAGATGTGGACGTCGGAGCAATTGGCGAAGCATGTCGAGGAGCTCGGTACGTATGGGAAGAGCCAAATCGCTTTTGTCATTGGCGGGAGCTTGGGGCTCGCTGATGAAGTAATGCGCCGCGCTAATATGAAGCTTTCTTTTGGGCGGATTACCTATCCGCATCAGCTGCTCCGTCTTGTGCTGACGGAGCAGGTTTATCGGGTGTTTAAAATTATGCGGGGGGAACCGTACCATAAGTAG
- the mmuP gene encoding S-methylmethionine permease gives MDNGSKQQFRRKMQTRHIVMLSLGGVIGTGLFLSSGYTIQQAGPFGAILSYLVGAIAVYLVMLCLGELSVHMPETGAFHSYAAKYLGPATGYTVAWLYWLTWTVALGSEFTAAGLLMQRWFPSINVWIWSALFAALIFVLNARSVRFFAESEFWFSSVKVLTIVLFIVIGAGAIFGIVPMADAAPAPLLTNITSAGWFPNGAFAILLTMLAVNFAFSGTELIGIAAGESVNPERTIPKAIRTTLFRLVIFFIGTIVVLSALLPMSEAGVTESPFVTVMERVGVPYAADVMNFVILTAILSAANSGLYASSRMLWSLADKKTISPLFAKLTKHGVPLNAVILSMMGGGLALLSSIVAPDTVYIALVSISGLAVVIVWMSISASQFMFRRQYVREGNSVDKLAYRTPWYPFVPIASFVLCLASCIGIAFDPTQRIALYCGVPFIALCYISYYSFYRVKK, from the coding sequence GTGGACAATGGAAGTAAGCAGCAGTTTAGGCGGAAAATGCAGACGCGGCATATCGTTATGCTCTCGCTGGGCGGTGTTATTGGGACGGGCTTGTTCTTAAGCTCCGGTTATACGATTCAGCAGGCAGGACCGTTTGGCGCGATTTTGTCCTATCTGGTTGGCGCTATTGCTGTGTATCTCGTGATGCTGTGCTTGGGCGAGCTGTCGGTACATATGCCGGAGACGGGAGCTTTCCACAGCTATGCGGCAAAATATCTCGGTCCTGCTACGGGCTACACCGTCGCTTGGCTGTACTGGCTCACCTGGACGGTAGCATTAGGCTCGGAATTTACGGCGGCGGGGCTGCTCATGCAGCGCTGGTTCCCTTCGATTAATGTATGGATATGGAGCGCGTTATTCGCTGCGTTAATCTTTGTCTTAAATGCACGATCGGTGCGGTTTTTCGCGGAATCGGAATTTTGGTTCTCATCTGTCAAGGTTTTGACGATTGTGCTGTTTATCGTTATCGGAGCGGGAGCAATCTTCGGCATTGTGCCAATGGCGGATGCGGCCCCAGCGCCCTTATTAACCAATATAACGAGCGCAGGCTGGTTTCCGAACGGGGCCTTTGCTATTTTACTGACGATGCTGGCGGTGAATTTCGCCTTCTCCGGCACGGAATTGATTGGGATTGCAGCGGGAGAATCGGTGAATCCGGAGCGGACAATTCCGAAAGCGATTCGCACGACGCTGTTTCGTCTCGTTATTTTTTTCATTGGAACGATTGTTGTGCTGTCGGCACTGCTGCCCATGTCGGAGGCGGGGGTAACGGAAAGTCCCTTCGTCACGGTAATGGAGCGGGTCGGCGTGCCGTATGCGGCGGATGTGATGAACTTTGTTATTTTGACAGCGATTTTGTCGGCGGCTAACTCCGGATTGTATGCGTCGTCACGAATGCTGTGGTCGCTGGCCGACAAGAAAACCATTTCGCCTTTGTTCGCCAAGCTGACGAAGCATGGTGTGCCGCTGAACGCTGTCATTCTTAGTATGATGGGCGGAGGGCTTGCGCTGCTCTCCAGCATTGTCGCGCCGGATACGGTGTACATTGCTCTAGTATCGATATCTGGGCTTGCAGTAGTGATTGTGTGGATGAGCATTAGCGCTTCGCAGTTTATGTTCCGCAGGCAGTATGTTCGCGAGGGGAACTCGGTGGACAAGCTGGCTTATCGGACGCCTTGGTATCCTTTCGTGCCGATTGCTTCGTTCGTGCTGTGCCTTGCGTCCTGCATCGGCATTGCGTTCGATCCGACACAGCGAATCGCGCTGTATTGCGGAGTTCCGTTTATTGCGCTGTGCTACATTAGCTATTATTCGTTTTATCGTGTGAAGAAGTAG
- a CDS encoding DUF2834 domain-containing protein, producing the protein MKYFYGVLSILGLVLPYSQFIPWVVSNGLDLPLLFEAITSTRIGAFAWMDVLVTAIVLVGFILVEGTRKRMKYLWLPIAGTLLVGPSLGLPLFLFLRQLHLEKNILK; encoded by the coding sequence ATGAAGTACTTTTACGGAGTATTATCTATTTTGGGACTCGTCTTGCCCTATTCGCAATTCATCCCTTGGGTTGTGAGCAACGGCCTCGATTTGCCTCTCCTATTTGAAGCCATAACCAGTACGCGTATCGGAGCTTTTGCATGGATGGATGTTTTAGTTACCGCGATCGTGCTTGTGGGATTCATTCTGGTAGAAGGCACTAGAAAGAGAATGAAATATTTATGGCTGCCGATTGCAGGCACGCTACTGGTAGGTCCTTCACTGGGTCTTCCCTTGTTTTTGTTTCTTCGACAATTACACTTGGAGAAAAACATTCTAAAATAG
- a CDS encoding MBL fold metallo-hydrolase, whose product MGLWFTVLASGSTGNGTIINNGDKMVLVDAGLSAKKMEELMKERGVFGHQLDALFVTHEHSDHIKGLGAFARKHELPIYANEATWGAMERHVGKIDADKRIVIETGDTLNFGSLQIQSFPISHDAAEPVGYTFVDQGVKLSLATDLGYMSDKVKQAIIDSDVLVLESNHDTEMLRMGRYPWNTKRRILSDVGHLSNVAAGEALCELLTDRTKRVYLAHLSLDHNLMDLAMLTVNNILEDNGIFFKKEDFPLRHTYHDKPTEWDEVKKK is encoded by the coding sequence ATGGGACTATGGTTTACAGTACTGGCAAGCGGTTCAACGGGGAACGGCACAATTATTAATAATGGCGACAAGATGGTACTCGTCGATGCGGGGCTTAGCGCCAAAAAAATGGAGGAGCTCATGAAGGAGCGCGGAGTGTTCGGCCATCAGCTGGACGCGCTGTTCGTCACGCATGAGCACTCCGATCATATTAAAGGGCTCGGTGCGTTTGCGCGCAAGCACGAGCTGCCTATTTATGCGAATGAAGCGACTTGGGGCGCGATGGAGCGGCATGTCGGCAAAATCGATGCCGATAAGCGCATTGTAATCGAGACGGGAGATACGCTTAACTTCGGTTCGCTGCAAATACAGTCCTTTCCGATTTCGCATGATGCTGCGGAGCCAGTGGGCTATACCTTCGTCGATCAGGGCGTTAAGCTGAGTTTGGCGACCGACCTTGGTTATATGAGCGATAAGGTGAAGCAGGCGATCATTGATTCGGATGTGCTGGTGCTGGAATCCAATCATGATACGGAGATGCTTCGGATGGGGCGTTATCCATGGAATACGAAACGGCGCATCTTAAGCGACGTCGGACATTTATCCAATGTAGCGGCTGGGGAAGCGCTCTGCGAGCTGCTGACTGACCGGACAAAACGGGTGTATTTGGCCCATCTTAGCCTTGATCATAATTTAATGGACTTAGCGATGCTAACCGTTAATAATATATTAGAAGACAACGGGATTTTCTTCAAAAAAGAGGACTTCCCCCTGCGGCACACGTATCACGACAAGCCTACTGAATGGGACGAAGTGAAGAAGAAATAA
- the yycI gene encoding two-component system regulatory protein YycI produces MDWSRAKSVLIGSFLLLNILLGYQVWLEVREQLDINNHSAELPPDTVAVMKQKRIELNANLPLETPSMRDLTYQLQSQSLEEQKVVKLETPVDRRIVFSQADLQTALGDQIPDIEQYAFDPLGSKAGVFVLYRMVDNRPLFEVKLELYYSNQKITGFKQSRIEVLESNDAKQQTVLPAAKAVAPFIERNLPDGSVITDIQLGYHGQTFDTEMQVSAPYWRVLVEDADRPYYIHAVSGEVAQDKEQ; encoded by the coding sequence TTGGATTGGAGCAGAGCGAAAAGTGTGCTGATCGGCAGCTTCCTGCTGCTTAATATTTTGCTTGGCTATCAGGTATGGCTAGAGGTACGGGAGCAGCTGGACATCAACAATCACTCCGCGGAGCTTCCGCCGGATACCGTTGCGGTCATGAAGCAGAAGCGCATCGAGCTGAACGCCAACTTGCCGCTTGAAACGCCAAGCATGCGTGATTTAACGTACCAGCTCCAATCGCAAAGTCTGGAGGAGCAGAAAGTTGTGAAGCTGGAGACGCCAGTGGATAGACGAATTGTATTCTCGCAAGCGGATTTGCAGACCGCATTAGGCGATCAAATTCCGGACATTGAACAGTACGCTTTCGATCCATTGGGCAGCAAGGCAGGTGTATTCGTCTTGTACCGGATGGTCGATAACCGGCCGTTGTTCGAGGTCAAGCTGGAGCTGTATTACAGCAATCAGAAAATTACAGGTTTTAAGCAGTCGCGCATTGAAGTGCTGGAGAGCAATGATGCGAAGCAGCAGACGGTGCTGCCTGCAGCGAAAGCGGTAGCGCCGTTCATTGAGCGGAATTTGCCGGATGGCTCGGTCATAACCGATATCCAGCTTGGCTATCATGGACAAACGTTCGATACGGAGATGCAGGTATCCGCGCCCTATTGGCGTGTGCTGGTGGAGGATGCGGACCGCCCTTATTATATCCATGCGGTAAGCGGTGAGGTTGCCCAGGATAAGGAGCAGTAG
- a CDS encoding trypsin-like peptidase domain-containing protein, whose protein sequence is MGLFDDDFYSTKVSRRTRAFSKERRILSSKQTRRNWSSVRIAFISSSTSAIAAVLLFGLFFNGGVGGSAKVQAVSTAKMSDDSESLEMKTIQASAKVRPAVVSVINEQRQVFSMGVPNDEGDGSKSESKDSKENNSLQQAGVGSGFIFKKENGKAYIMTNYHVTVDADALKVTLISGEERAAKMIGEDQISDLAVLEIDDKGIDTVAEIGDSSALQPAEFVIAIGNPLGLGDSLSMGIVSKTRQIVPVSLNQDGNYDWEQEVIQVDASINQGNSGGPLINLNGQVVGINSMKIADIGVEGLGFAIPTNNAMPIVNDLLEKGYVPRPYLGVYTMDLAQYFAQQGGSAGGKAGSSKDGSDDEAEGAAQLILPEDVRAGVIVLEAVGPAKEAGLLFNDVIVKLDKQAVGSTMELRKYLYTKKQIGDKVEVTFYRDGKLTTAQLSLTDKVEE, encoded by the coding sequence ATGGGATTATTCGATGACGATTTCTATTCGACGAAAGTATCCAGACGCACACGCGCCTTCAGCAAGGAGCGGCGCATCTTGTCAAGCAAGCAGACGAGGCGGAATTGGTCCAGTGTGCGCATTGCCTTTATCTCTTCATCTACAAGTGCAATAGCAGCTGTGCTGCTGTTCGGGCTGTTCTTTAATGGCGGAGTTGGCGGCAGCGCCAAAGTGCAGGCGGTTTCTACGGCGAAGATGTCGGATGACAGCGAATCGCTGGAAATGAAGACGATTCAAGCTTCGGCGAAGGTCAGGCCGGCTGTTGTTAGCGTTATTAATGAGCAACGGCAGGTTTTCAGCATGGGCGTTCCGAATGATGAAGGCGATGGCAGCAAGAGTGAAAGCAAAGACAGTAAAGAGAACAACAGCTTGCAGCAGGCCGGCGTTGGTTCAGGATTTATTTTCAAAAAAGAAAATGGCAAAGCCTATATAATGACAAACTACCATGTTACCGTCGATGCGGATGCGCTTAAAGTGACGCTCATTAGCGGCGAAGAGCGCGCGGCGAAAATGATTGGCGAAGATCAAATTTCTGATCTGGCTGTATTGGAAATCGACGACAAGGGCATTGATACCGTTGCGGAAATTGGCGATTCCTCTGCCCTGCAGCCGGCTGAATTCGTCATTGCCATCGGCAATCCGCTCGGATTGGGCGATTCCTTATCGATGGGGATTGTTAGCAAAACGCGGCAAATCGTGCCTGTATCGTTGAACCAGGATGGCAACTATGATTGGGAGCAAGAGGTCATTCAAGTGGATGCGTCCATTAACCAAGGCAACAGCGGCGGACCGCTCATTAATCTGAACGGCCAGGTAGTCGGCATCAACAGTATGAAAATCGCAGATATCGGCGTGGAAGGCCTCGGCTTCGCCATTCCGACGAACAATGCGATGCCAATCGTAAACGATTTGCTGGAAAAAGGTTATGTGCCGCGTCCGTATTTGGGCGTGTACACGATGGATCTGGCGCAATATTTTGCGCAGCAGGGCGGCAGCGCTGGCGGGAAGGCCGGCAGTTCGAAAGATGGCAGCGACGATGAGGCTGAAGGCGCGGCGCAGCTTATTTTGCCGGAGGATGTCCGTGCGGGCGTCATTGTGTTAGAGGCGGTTGGTCCAGCGAAGGAGGCTGGTCTCCTCTTCAACGATGTGATCGTCAAGCTGGATAAGCAAGCGGTTGGCAGCACGATGGAGCTGCGGAAGTATCTGTACACCAAGAAGCAGATCGGCGACAAGGTGGAAGTGACCTTCTACCGGGACGGAAAGCTGACGACGGCGCAACTTTCGTTAACCGATAAGGTGGAAGAATAA